A genomic stretch from Acidimicrobiales bacterium includes:
- a CDS encoding F0F1 ATP synthase subunit gamma has protein sequence MAGGQERVLKRRIKSVQSTKKITRAMELIAATRVVKAQQRAAAARPYAEQVTGVIRDLAEAGAGGDHPLLRTGGDVRKVAFVVITSDRGLAGAYNTSVIRAAEREVMANRADGVDYSLILIGKKAEGYFRFRNYKVDHAFTGMSDTPTYEDARRVAAVVTEAFEHGDVDQVELVYTRFLSVASQRVVVRRFMPLQTTSAEGPSGESSFSAGYEFEPAPDAILDALLPRYAEARLFAALLDAAASEHAARQRAMKSATDNAEELIIKLSRIMNRARQDSITTEIMEIVGGAEAMSQGASAPDDYLVDRVGGIDLLIDR, from the coding sequence ATGGCCGGTGGTCAGGAGCGCGTCCTCAAGCGACGGATCAAGAGCGTCCAGTCGACCAAGAAGATCACGCGCGCCATGGAGCTCATCGCCGCCACGCGCGTGGTCAAGGCTCAGCAGCGCGCCGCCGCCGCCCGCCCCTACGCGGAACAGGTCACCGGTGTCATCCGCGACCTGGCCGAGGCCGGTGCCGGCGGCGACCACCCGCTGCTGCGCACGGGCGGCGACGTGCGCAAGGTGGCCTTCGTGGTCATCACCTCCGACCGCGGCCTCGCCGGCGCCTACAACACCTCGGTGATCCGCGCCGCCGAGCGCGAGGTCATGGCCAACCGGGCCGACGGCGTCGACTACTCCCTGATCCTCATCGGCAAGAAGGCCGAGGGCTACTTCCGGTTCCGCAACTACAAGGTCGACCACGCCTTCACCGGCATGAGCGACACGCCCACCTACGAAGACGCTCGCCGGGTGGCGGCCGTGGTCACCGAGGCGTTCGAGCACGGCGATGTCGACCAGGTCGAGCTCGTCTACACCCGGTTCCTCTCGGTCGCCTCCCAGCGGGTCGTCGTCCGGCGGTTCATGCCGCTGCAGACCACCTCCGCCGAGGGCCCGAGCGGGGAGTCCAGCTTCTCCGCCGGCTACGAGTTCGAGCCCGCCCCCGACGCCATCCTCGACGCCCTCCTCCCGCGCTACGCCGAGGCCCGGCTCTTCGCCGCCCTCCTCGACGCCGCCGCCTCCGAGCACGCCGCCCGCCAGCGGGCCATGAAGTCGGCGACCGACAACGCCGAAGAGCTCATCATCAAGCTGAGCCGCATCATGAACCGCGCCCGCCAGGACTCCATCACCACCGAGATCATGGAGATCGTCGGTGGCGCCGAGGCCATGTCGCAGGGTGCGAGCGCCCCCGACGACTACCTGGTCGACCGCGTTGGTGGCATCGACCTCCTCATCGACCGCTAG
- the atpD gene encoding F0F1 ATP synthase subunit beta: MTMTSEPQAGTELKEGRVVGIAGPVVDVEFPPDELPEINFAIEMTLTLDGVETIVTAEVAQQIGHNRVRAICLKPTDGLTRGTVVRNLGRGITVPVGDNVLGHVFNVIGEPLDVESIGEIKDRWEIHRPAPDFDTLEPKAQMFETGIKVIDLLTPYLQGGKIGLFGGAGVGKTVLITEMIRRVAQNHGGVSVFAGVGERTREGTDLFIEMGESGVLEKAALVFGQMDEPPGVRLRVALSALTMAEYFRDVQQQDVLLFIDNIFRFVQAGSEVSTLLGRMPSAVGYQPTLADEMGILQERITSTRGRSITSLQAVYVPADDYTDPAPFTSFTHFDGTTELNRDIASLGIYPAVDPLSSTSNILSPEVVGQRHYGVARRVQEILQRYKELQDIIAILGLDELSEEDRLTVSRARKVQRFLSQPMYVAEVFTGLPGVTTPIEETVDSFEALVTGELDDLPEQAFLNVGGAESALAKAKALRES, encoded by the coding sequence ATGACCATGACGAGCGAGCCGCAGGCCGGCACCGAGCTGAAGGAAGGGCGTGTCGTCGGCATCGCCGGACCGGTGGTAGACGTCGAGTTCCCGCCCGACGAGCTGCCCGAGATCAACTTTGCCATCGAGATGACGCTCACCCTCGACGGTGTCGAGACGATCGTGACCGCCGAGGTGGCCCAGCAGATCGGGCACAACCGGGTCCGGGCCATCTGCCTCAAGCCCACCGACGGCCTCACCCGGGGCACCGTGGTCCGCAACCTCGGCCGGGGCATCACCGTGCCGGTGGGCGACAACGTCCTCGGGCACGTGTTCAACGTCATCGGCGAGCCCCTCGACGTCGAGTCCATCGGTGAGATCAAGGACCGCTGGGAGATCCATCGGCCCGCCCCCGACTTCGACACCCTGGAGCCCAAGGCCCAGATGTTCGAGACCGGCATCAAGGTCATCGACCTCCTCACCCCCTACCTCCAGGGCGGCAAGATCGGCCTCTTCGGCGGCGCCGGCGTGGGCAAGACGGTCCTCATCACCGAGATGATCCGACGCGTGGCCCAGAACCACGGTGGTGTGTCGGTGTTCGCCGGCGTGGGGGAGCGGACCCGTGAGGGCACCGACCTCTTCATCGAGATGGGCGAGTCGGGCGTGCTCGAGAAGGCCGCCCTCGTCTTCGGCCAGATGGACGAGCCCCCGGGTGTGCGGCTGCGCGTGGCCCTGTCGGCCCTCACCATGGCCGAGTACTTCCGCGACGTGCAGCAGCAGGACGTGCTGCTGTTCATCGACAACATCTTCCGCTTCGTGCAGGCCGGCTCCGAGGTGTCCACCCTTCTCGGGCGCATGCCCTCGGCCGTGGGCTACCAGCCCACCCTGGCCGACGAGATGGGCATCCTCCAGGAGCGCATCACCTCCACCCGGGGCCGCTCGATCACGTCGCTGCAGGCCGTGTACGTACCCGCCGACGACTACACCGACCCGGCGCCGTTCACCTCCTTCACCCACTTCGACGGCACCACCGAGCTCAACCGCGACATCGCCTCGCTCGGCATCTACCCCGCCGTCGACCCGCTGTCGTCGACCTCAAACATCCTCTCGCCCGAGGTCGTGGGCCAGCGCCACTACGGCGTCGCCCGCCGGGTGCAGGAGATACTCCAGCGCTACAAGGAGCTGCAGGACATCATCGCCATCCTGGGCCTCGACGAGCTCTCCGAGGAGGACCGCCTCACGGTCTCCCGGGCCCGCAAGGTGCAACGCTTCCTCTCCCAGCCCATGTACGTCGCCGAGGTCTTCACCGGCCTCCCCGGCGTCACCACCCCGATCGAGGAGACGGTCGACTCGTTCGAGGCCCTCGTCACCGGCGAGCTCGACGACCTGCCCGAACAGGCCTTCCTCAACGTCGGTGGTGCCGAGTCGGCCCTGGCCAAGGCCAAGGCCCTCCGGGAGTCCTGA
- a CDS encoding F0F1 ATP synthase subunit epsilon → MPLQVELVSPERILFSGEAEMVTARTTGGDIAFLTGHAPFLGILGIGAVTVKRLDGSESVAAVHGGFVEVSDNHVIILSDVAELADQIDVARAEARLAKLERASGGDDEAEAAAALRRQQVRLEVAARS, encoded by the coding sequence ATGCCCCTCCAGGTCGAGCTGGTCTCGCCCGAGCGCATCCTCTTCAGCGGTGAGGCCGAGATGGTCACTGCCCGTACCACGGGCGGCGACATCGCCTTCCTGACGGGCCACGCCCCGTTCCTCGGCATCCTCGGCATCGGCGCTGTGACCGTGAAGCGCCTCGACGGCTCCGAGTCGGTCGCCGCCGTGCACGGCGGGTTCGTAGAGGTCAGCGACAACCACGTGATCATCCTCTCCGACGTGGCCGAGCTGGCCGACCAGATCGACGTTGCCCGGGCCGAGGCCCGCCTCGCCAAGCTGGAGCGCGCCAGTGGTGGCGACGACGAGGCCGAGGCCGCCGCCGCCCTGCGTCGCCAGCAGGTCCGCCTCGAGGTCGCCGCCCGCTCCTGA
- a CDS encoding GNAT family N-acetyltransferase: protein MPRRRLGVALLLPEPVATEVDALRRAVGGEVHRIAPHITLVPPVNVGAEHLDDAVGVLRAAAADTRPFRLPLGPTATFLPDNPVLFLPVDDDAGEVRRLRDAVFTEPLARHLTWPFHPHVTLLDSGGADEVRAAAAALREYRAEVVLERVHLLEERRDDEGERIWRPIADASFRRPGVVGRGGLPVELEVSERPSPSVARWLVEAWASYSRDQYGDDVVPDEAMTVTARRHGKVVGAATGHVRGAEAYLGRLITDPTVRGEGIGTHLLAAFTDVAVARGCDRVTLRTIAGGLAERFYREHGYVTAAPLPEWRHGRDFVQLVRHL, encoded by the coding sequence GTGCCCCGTCGACGGCTCGGTGTCGCCCTGTTGCTGCCGGAGCCGGTGGCCACCGAGGTCGATGCCCTGCGCCGGGCGGTGGGAGGCGAGGTGCACCGGATCGCGCCGCACATCACGCTGGTGCCGCCGGTCAACGTGGGCGCGGAACACCTCGACGACGCGGTGGGCGTCCTGCGCGCCGCGGCGGCCGACACCCGTCCCTTCCGGCTGCCACTCGGGCCGACGGCCACCTTCCTGCCCGACAACCCGGTGCTGTTCCTCCCCGTCGACGACGATGCGGGCGAGGTGCGACGCCTGCGCGACGCGGTGTTCACCGAGCCGCTGGCCCGCCACCTGACCTGGCCGTTCCACCCCCACGTGACGCTGCTCGACTCCGGAGGGGCCGACGAGGTCCGCGCCGCCGCGGCGGCGCTGCGGGAGTACCGGGCCGAGGTGGTGCTCGAGCGGGTCCACCTTCTCGAGGAGCGGCGCGACGACGAGGGGGAGCGCATCTGGCGGCCGATCGCCGACGCCTCGTTCCGCCGCCCGGGGGTCGTGGGCCGGGGCGGCCTCCCCGTCGAGCTCGAGGTGAGCGAGCGACCTTCGCCCTCGGTCGCCCGCTGGTTGGTCGAGGCATGGGCCTCCTACAGCCGCGACCAGTACGGCGACGACGTGGTCCCCGACGAGGCGATGACCGTGACCGCCCGCCGCCACGGCAAGGTGGTGGGCGCGGCCACCGGGCACGTGCGGGGTGCCGAGGCCTACCTCGGCCGCCTCATCACCGACCCCACGGTGCGGGGCGAGGGCATCGGCACCCACCTGCTCGCCGCCTTCACCGACGTGGCGGTGGCCCGAGGATGCGACCGCGTCACCCTGCGGACCATCGCCGGGGGGCTGGCCGAGCGCTTCTACCGCGAGCACGGCTACGTCACCGCGGCGCCGCTGCCCGAGTGGCGCCACGGGCGCGACTTCGTCCAGCTCGTCCGCCACCTCTGA
- a CDS encoding SDR family oxidoreductase, which produces MANAPRHVLALVTGASSGIGESFARALAGRGTNLVLVARRRDRLDQLAAALREGSGIEVEVLAADLTDDLGLANVAERLSDDARPVDLLVNNAGFGTSGALVDVDPARHADEIALNVGALVALTHAALPGMVARGRGAVVNVSSVASFQPAPKMAVYAATKAFVTSFSESLAEEVRQAGVVVQALCPGLTHTEFQETAEYTTSTRPEVIWQMPDEVVAASLAGLDKGRVLVIPGAHNKAFVAGTALIPRAAKRKLAKLVQDRT; this is translated from the coding sequence ATGGCCAACGCACCCCGACACGTCCTCGCCCTCGTCACCGGCGCCTCCAGCGGCATCGGCGAGTCCTTCGCCCGCGCTCTCGCCGGTCGGGGGACGAACCTGGTGCTCGTCGCTCGTCGCCGTGACCGCCTCGACCAGCTTGCCGCCGCCCTCCGCGAAGGCAGCGGCATCGAGGTGGAGGTGCTCGCCGCCGACCTCACCGACGACCTCGGTCTCGCCAACGTCGCCGAGCGCCTCAGCGACGACGCCCGGCCTGTCGACCTGCTCGTGAACAACGCCGGCTTCGGTACCTCGGGGGCGCTGGTCGACGTCGACCCGGCCCGCCATGCCGACGAGATCGCCCTCAACGTCGGCGCCCTCGTCGCCCTGACCCACGCCGCCCTGCCGGGCATGGTGGCGCGGGGTCGGGGGGCGGTGGTCAACGTCTCGTCGGTCGCCAGCTTCCAGCCGGCCCCGAAGATGGCCGTCTACGCCGCCACCAAGGCCTTCGTCACCAGCTTCAGCGAGTCGCTGGCCGAGGAGGTCCGCCAGGCCGGCGTCGTCGTCCAGGCACTCTGCCCGGGGCTGACCCACACCGAGTTCCAGGAGACGGCCGAGTACACGACCTCGACCCGCCCCGAAGTGATCTGGCAGATGCCCGACGAGGTGGTGGCGGCCTCGCTGGCGGGCCTCGACAAGGGGCGGGTCCTCGTCATCCCCGGCGCCCACAACAAGGCCTTCGTGGCCGGCACCGCCCTCATCCCCCGGGCGGCCAAGCGCAAGCTGGCCAAGCTCGTCCAGGACCGCACCTAG
- the glpX gene encoding class II fructose-bisphosphatase, which yields MSTSKQVPDRNLAMELVRVTEAAALAAARWMGRGDKEGADGAAVDAMRIVLDSVPMDGIVVIGEGEKDEAPMLYNGERIGDGTPPLADIAVDPVEGTTLTAEGRAGATSIIAVSERGTMFDPGPIVYMDKIAVGPEAAGVIDLNASVADNLGAVAHALSKPVRDVTAIVLDRPRHADIIDQVRRSGARIRLITDGDAPAAISTAWPTSGADILFGIGGTPEGVIAAAALKCMGGAIQGRLHARDDADRAAAAEGGYDLEAVLTTDDLVRSDNCFFAATGITDGELLRGVRYTKEGATTQSLVMRSKSGTVRLIDARHRLDKLKEYSAVEFG from the coding sequence ATGAGCACCTCGAAGCAGGTCCCCGACCGCAACCTGGCCATGGAGCTGGTCCGGGTCACCGAGGCCGCCGCCCTCGCCGCCGCCCGATGGATGGGCCGGGGCGACAAGGAGGGTGCCGACGGCGCCGCAGTCGACGCCATGCGCATCGTGCTCGACAGCGTCCCCATGGACGGCATCGTGGTCATCGGCGAGGGCGAGAAGGACGAGGCACCCATGCTCTACAACGGCGAGCGCATCGGCGACGGCACCCCGCCGCTCGCCGACATCGCCGTCGATCCCGTCGAGGGCACCACCCTCACCGCCGAGGGCCGGGCCGGCGCCACCTCGATCATCGCGGTGTCCGAGCGGGGCACCATGTTCGACCCCGGGCCGATCGTCTACATGGACAAGATCGCCGTGGGCCCCGAGGCGGCCGGGGTCATCGACCTCAACGCCTCGGTGGCCGACAACCTCGGCGCCGTTGCCCACGCCCTGAGCAAGCCGGTGCGCGACGTCACGGCCATCGTCCTCGACCGCCCCCGCCACGCCGACATCATCGACCAGGTCCGCCGCTCCGGCGCTCGCATCCGCCTCATCACCGACGGCGACGCCCCCGCCGCCATCTCCACCGCCTGGCCCACCTCGGGCGCCGACATCCTCTTCGGGATCGGCGGCACCCCCGAGGGGGTCATCGCCGCCGCCGCCCTCAAGTGCATGGGCGGGGCCATCCAGGGGCGCCTCCACGCTCGTGACGACGCCGATCGGGCGGCAGCCGCCGAGGGCGGCTACGACCTCGAGGCGGTCCTCACCACCGACGACCTCGTGCGCAGCGACAACTGCTTCTTCGCCGCCACCGGGATCACCGACGGCGAGCTGCTCCGGGGCGTCCGCTACACCAAGGAGGGCGCCACCACCCAGTCGCTGGTCATGCGATCCAAGAGCGGCACCGTCCGCCTCATCGACGCCCGCCACCGCCTCGACAAGCTCAAGGAGTACTCGGCGGTCGAGTTCGGCTGA
- a CDS encoding S9 family peptidase has product MSPPRITAAMCASGRTLGEPRLSPDGRRVAMVVTEAGRGRLVVLDADGGPERVVTSDPGPSPARAYGGGSFDWLPDGSGLVFAGAKGGLWHQPGDGGPARSLVAEGRVAAPAVSPDGTRVAYLLDTRHVAVVSLDSSTWPVCLSAEADFCLDPAWSPDSAWVAWHEWDVPAMPWDASRIAVRRADGTGAATVVAGGEGIAVQQPRFSPDGTRLGFLCDRSGWLNLTAVAWSPVGPSGEPSPLLMEEHEHGTAAWGPGQRSFAWSPDGTAVAVARNESGFGSLQVVDVAGGTTTQLGRAVHGGLSWIGDRVAAIRSGARTPTQVVVYDGPSGEGRRTVAHGPVAGFEAADLPEPELVSWPAGDGATIPGRLYRRADGPLGEPPPMICWVHGGPTDQWGVTFNARIAYWVDRGWAVLVPDHRGSTGHGRAFTQAMAGRWGELDTDDVAAGIAAAADRGWADPGRIAIMGGSAGGFTVLNVLASHPRLCAAGVDLFGVADLFDLDETTHRYEAHYLHSIVGPLPEAAGRYRARSPVNRADAITTPLLILQGTDDEVVPPAQSEAIAERLRGLGRVVELHLYEGEGHGWGRPETVTDELERTESFLRRHVLRWATATTTQGGSSP; this is encoded by the coding sequence ATGTCGCCTCCCCGGATCACCGCCGCCATGTGCGCCTCGGGCCGCACCCTCGGCGAGCCGCGGCTCTCGCCCGACGGTCGGCGGGTCGCCATGGTTGTCACCGAGGCGGGCCGGGGTCGCCTGGTGGTGCTCGACGCCGACGGCGGACCCGAGCGGGTGGTCACCTCCGACCCGGGCCCGAGCCCGGCGCGGGCCTACGGCGGGGGTTCCTTCGACTGGCTCCCCGACGGCTCCGGCCTGGTGTTCGCCGGTGCCAAGGGCGGCCTCTGGCACCAGCCGGGCGACGGCGGCCCGGCGCGCAGCCTGGTCGCCGAGGGGCGGGTCGCCGCCCCCGCCGTGTCCCCAGACGGCACCCGGGTGGCCTACCTGCTCGACACCAGGCACGTCGCCGTGGTGTCGCTCGACAGCTCGACATGGCCCGTGTGCCTCAGCGCCGAGGCCGACTTCTGCCTCGACCCGGCATGGTCCCCCGACAGCGCGTGGGTGGCTTGGCACGAGTGGGACGTGCCCGCCATGCCCTGGGACGCCAGCCGGATCGCCGTTCGCCGCGCCGACGGCACCGGTGCGGCGACGGTGGTGGCCGGTGGCGAGGGCATCGCGGTCCAGCAACCCCGCTTCTCGCCCGACGGCACCCGCCTCGGCTTCTTGTGCGACCGGAGCGGATGGCTCAACCTCACTGCGGTGGCATGGTCGCCCGTCGGCCCGTCCGGGGAGCCGTCGCCGCTGCTCATGGAGGAGCACGAGCACGGCACGGCGGCGTGGGGCCCGGGTCAGCGCTCGTTCGCCTGGTCGCCCGACGGGACCGCTGTGGCGGTGGCCCGCAACGAGAGCGGGTTCGGGTCGCTCCAGGTGGTCGACGTGGCCGGTGGGACCACCACCCAGCTGGGCCGCGCCGTGCACGGAGGGCTCAGCTGGATCGGCGATCGCGTGGCCGCGATCCGCAGCGGCGCCCGCACGCCCACCCAGGTGGTCGTCTACGACGGGCCGTCCGGCGAGGGGCGTCGCACCGTCGCCCACGGCCCCGTCGCCGGCTTCGAGGCGGCCGACCTCCCGGAGCCCGAGCTCGTCAGCTGGCCCGCCGGCGACGGCGCCACCATCCCGGGTCGCCTCTACCGGCGGGCCGACGGCCCCCTCGGCGAGCCGCCGCCGATGATCTGCTGGGTGCACGGCGGGCCCACCGACCAGTGGGGCGTGACGTTCAACGCCCGCATCGCCTACTGGGTCGACCGCGGGTGGGCCGTGCTGGTGCCCGACCACCGCGGCTCCACCGGGCATGGCCGGGCGTTCACCCAGGCCATGGCCGGCCGCTGGGGCGAGCTCGATACCGACGACGTGGCCGCCGGGATCGCTGCCGCCGCCGATCGGGGCTGGGCCGACCCCGGTCGCATCGCCATCATGGGCGGCTCCGCCGGCGGGTTCACGGTGCTCAACGTCCTGGCGTCCCACCCCCGCCTCTGCGCCGCCGGCGTCGATCTCTTCGGTGTGGCCGACCTGTTCGACCTCGATGAGACGACGCACCGCTACGAGGCCCACTACCTGCACTCGATCGTCGGCCCGCTCCCCGAGGCGGCCGGCCGGTACCGGGCTCGTTCGCCGGTCAACCGGGCCGACGCCATCACCACCCCCCTGCTCATCCTCCAGGGGACCGACGACGAGGTCGTGCCCCCGGCGCAGAGCGAAGCAATCGCCGAGCGCCTGCGCGGGCTCGGTCGCGTCGTGGAGCTCCACCTCTACGAGGGTGAGGGTCACGGGTGGGGCCGGCCCGAGACCGTCACCGACGAGCTTGAGCGAACCGAGTCGTTCCTCCGTCGCCACGTGCTCCGCTGGGCGACGGCCACCACCACCCAGGGAGGGAGCAGCCCATGA
- a CDS encoding alpha/beta family hydrolase, with translation MVTGAAGVLLAPGAGTGRDHPSLLALEAALAPTPVVRMDFPYRREGRRAPDRAPKLVAAVVEEAEALATATGAPGDRLVLGGRSMGGRMCSMAVADGLPAAGLVLVAYPLHPPGKPDRLRTEHLPRLEVPCLFVSGTRDPFGTPEEMEAATATIPGPVTHVWLDGARHDLRGRDEEVAATVAAWVTALPASAAEAAQ, from the coding sequence ATGGTGACGGGCGCCGCCGGGGTCCTGCTCGCTCCCGGTGCGGGGACCGGTCGCGACCACCCCTCGCTGCTCGCCCTGGAGGCGGCGCTGGCGCCCACGCCGGTGGTGCGCATGGACTTCCCCTACCGGCGCGAGGGGCGGCGGGCCCCCGACCGGGCCCCGAAGCTGGTGGCGGCGGTGGTGGAGGAGGCCGAGGCCCTGGCGACCGCCACCGGCGCGCCGGGCGACCGGTTGGTCCTCGGTGGCCGCTCGATGGGGGGGCGCATGTGCTCCATGGCGGTGGCCGACGGCCTGCCCGCGGCAGGCCTCGTCCTCGTCGCCTATCCGCTCCACCCTCCCGGCAAGCCCGACCGCCTCCGCACCGAGCACCTGCCCCGCCTCGAGGTGCCCTGCTTGTTCGTGTCGGGGACCAGGGACCCGTTCGGGACGCCCGAGGAGATGGAGGCCGCCACGGCGACGATCCCCGGCCCCGTGACCCACGTCTGGCTCGACGGTGCCCGCCACGACCTGCGGGGGCGCGACGAGGAGGTGGCGGCGACCGTGGCCGCCTGGGTGACCGCGCTGCCGGCGTCAGCCGCCGAGGCCGCCCAGTGA
- a CDS encoding MFS transporter, giving the protein MARVVTRSTGGRAEVERWLQPRRDIVAEVATGDGRFEAEAGPVTDYRRTVEVTDLGDGQLQVTSTTDFRLSVPYVGWLFVWPVRRHLAGPPRTDGSRQPWWAPPDRLDARAASVLGLLVAISLVAGYLGTLISQTITYAASEFGVDSRGQGTTLASIRIGVLLALVLVAVADRRGRRMVLLGCAAGGCIFAAAGALAPSMAWLGATQLVSRAFSTALALLISIVAVEEMPKGARAYAVSVLGMAAALGAGLCIMALPLADLGEQGWRLLYFGPLLGLPLVRGVARSLPESRRFGLPHAATTMRGHRSRLALLAVSALLLALFTAPASQFQNEFLRVERDFSAARITLFTLLTNTPGGIGVIVGGRLADVRGRRLVGAVGLAGGVGATVLMYLSGGWPLWAWSVVGAVVGGAVVPALGVYGPELFPTSLRGRANGTLAISAVLGSSLGLLLAGHLADRFGGFGPALAVLSLGSVVVVVLVLTLYPETAHQSLEELNPEDVPPPSLGGLGG; this is encoded by the coding sequence GTGGCGCGGGTCGTCACCCGCTCGACCGGCGGCCGGGCCGAGGTCGAGCGCTGGCTGCAGCCCCGGCGCGACATCGTCGCCGAGGTCGCGACCGGAGACGGGCGCTTCGAGGCCGAAGCTGGCCCGGTCACCGACTACCGACGCACCGTCGAGGTCACCGACCTCGGTGACGGGCAGCTCCAGGTCACCTCCACCACGGACTTCCGCCTGAGCGTGCCCTACGTGGGCTGGCTCTTCGTCTGGCCGGTGCGCCGCCACCTCGCCGGGCCACCCCGAACCGACGGTTCCCGCCAGCCCTGGTGGGCACCGCCCGACCGGCTCGACGCCCGGGCCGCCTCGGTCCTCGGCCTCCTCGTGGCCATCTCCCTCGTGGCCGGCTACCTCGGGACGCTCATCAGCCAGACCATCACCTATGCCGCCAGCGAGTTCGGTGTCGACAGCCGAGGGCAGGGCACCACGCTCGCCAGCATCCGCATCGGGGTGCTCCTCGCTCTCGTCCTGGTGGCGGTGGCCGACCGCCGGGGAAGGCGGATGGTCCTGCTCGGGTGCGCTGCCGGCGGCTGCATCTTCGCCGCCGCCGGAGCCCTCGCCCCGTCGATGGCGTGGCTGGGCGCGACCCAGCTGGTCTCGCGCGCCTTCTCGACCGCCCTGGCGCTGCTGATCAGCATCGTGGCGGTCGAGGAGATGCCCAAGGGCGCCCGCGCCTACGCGGTGAGCGTGCTCGGCATGGCAGCTGCGTTGGGGGCTGGCCTGTGCATCATGGCCCTGCCCCTGGCCGACCTCGGCGAGCAGGGCTGGCGCCTGCTCTACTTCGGACCGCTGCTGGGCCTGCCGCTCGTGCGCGGCGTGGCCCGCAGCCTCCCGGAGAGCCGCCGGTTCGGTCTTCCCCACGCCGCCACCACCATGCGCGGGCACCGGAGTCGCCTCGCCCTGCTCGCGGTCTCCGCTCTGCTCCTCGCCCTCTTCACCGCTCCGGCGTCGCAGTTCCAGAACGAGTTCCTCCGCGTCGAGCGCGACTTCTCCGCCGCCCGCATCACGCTCTTCACCCTGCTCACCAACACCCCGGGCGGCATCGGCGTCATCGTGGGCGGCCGGCTGGCCGACGTACGCGGGCGGCGGCTGGTCGGCGCCGTGGGCCTGGCCGGCGGGGTCGGGGCCACCGTGTTGATGTACCTCAGCGGGGGCTGGCCGCTGTGGGCGTGGTCGGTGGTCGGCGCCGTGGTGGGTGGCGCGGTGGTTCCCGCCCTGGGCGTCTACGGCCCCGAGCTGTTCCCGACCTCGCTGCGGGGTAGGGCCAACGGCACCCTGGCCATCTCCGCCGTCCTGGGCAGCAGCCTCGGTCTCCTCCTGGCCGGCCACCTCGCCGACCGCTTCGGGGGGTTCGGGCCGGCGCTGGCCGTCCTCTCGCTGGGCTCGGTGGTGGTGGTGGTGCTGGTGCTCACCCTCTACCCCGAGACCGCCCACCAGTCGCTGGAGGAGCTCAACCCCGAGGACGTCCCCCCGCCGTCACTGGGCGGCCTCGGCGGCTGA
- a CDS encoding NifU family protein produces MKQQILDTIDVIRPALQADGGDIVIKEVDEETGKVTVELVGACGTCPASTMTMKAGIERILKDRVDGVTEVVAI; encoded by the coding sequence GTGAAGCAGCAGATCCTCGACACCATCGACGTCATCCGGCCCGCCCTGCAGGCCGACGGCGGCGACATCGTGATCAAGGAGGTCGACGAGGAGACGGGCAAGGTCACCGTCGAGCTCGTCGGCGCCTGCGGCACGTGCCCGGCATCGACCATGACCATGAAGGCCGGCATCGAGCGCATCCTGAAGGACCGCGTCGACGGCGTGACCGAAGTGGTGGCCATCTGA